A stretch of the Microcella sp. genome encodes the following:
- a CDS encoding TetR/AcrR family transcriptional regulator: MSSATPAPRARNRPGEGGRLRDDIVDAADALLADAGSAARLSLRAIAREVGITAPAIYAHFSTKEQLLSAVVARRFGGLAQALQDARPSGSADDETIAAIAIVRARTGAYVAYGLEYPGVYAALFGPDADHLGFTFEGSPGEEVFAALLDPVSIALGDRADALAVATDLWVAMHGIVTLRSSQRGFVWGDLDAQLDRVVGALLAAAPTR, encoded by the coding sequence ATGAGTTCTGCGACCCCCGCTCCGCGCGCTCGCAATCGCCCCGGAGAGGGCGGGCGCCTGCGCGACGACATCGTCGACGCCGCCGACGCCCTGCTCGCCGACGCCGGCTCGGCCGCTCGCCTGAGCTTGCGCGCCATCGCGCGCGAAGTCGGCATCACCGCCCCGGCCATCTACGCGCACTTCTCGACGAAGGAGCAGCTGCTCAGCGCTGTCGTTGCCCGGCGGTTCGGCGGGCTCGCGCAAGCGCTGCAGGACGCGCGGCCCTCCGGCTCGGCCGACGACGAGACGATCGCCGCGATCGCGATCGTGCGTGCGCGAACGGGGGCCTACGTCGCGTACGGCCTCGAGTATCCGGGCGTCTATGCGGCCCTGTTCGGGCCCGACGCCGACCACCTGGGCTTCACCTTCGAGGGCTCGCCGGGCGAAGAGGTGTTCGCGGCGCTGCTCGATCCGGTGTCGATCGCGCTCGGCGACCGCGCCGACGCCCTGGCCGTGGCGACCGACCTGTGGGTGGCCATGCACGGCATCGTGACCCTGCGGTCGAGCCAGCGCGGCTTCGTCTGGGGCGACCTCGATGCGCAGCTCGACCGCGTGGTGGGCGCCCTGCTGGCCGCTGCACCCACACGCTAG
- a CDS encoding alpha/beta fold hydrolase, with translation MSSVTAREHRIPTDVGELAVLELGHPDAPVLVLRHGIFLDRELWRPIGERYASTHRVVLIDAPGHGASGDPGREYSVQDDARASIQIMNALGIERATLIGHSWGGMSSLRVALDHPDRVVALGLVNTPLAPRTAAERRRYRTLVALLMAIGAPRWYGRQIVAALFDPAARGSEIALRMIEQVRTANRRVLARAMRAVLVNPDDVSDRLGELRIPLLAVAGRDDYVLDAAAAAMLAERVPQARIEHVPGDHVTPVEQPSALAALLDELVARR, from the coding sequence ATGTCATCCGTCACCGCACGAGAGCACCGCATCCCCACCGACGTCGGTGAACTGGCCGTGCTCGAGCTCGGTCACCCCGACGCCCCGGTTCTCGTGCTGCGGCACGGCATCTTCCTCGACCGCGAACTGTGGCGCCCGATCGGCGAGCGGTACGCGTCCACTCACAGGGTCGTGCTCATCGACGCCCCGGGGCACGGCGCGAGCGGCGACCCCGGCCGCGAGTACTCGGTGCAGGATGATGCTCGCGCAAGCATCCAGATCATGAATGCCCTCGGTATAGAGCGGGCGACCCTGATCGGCCACTCGTGGGGTGGAATGTCGTCGCTGCGGGTCGCGCTCGACCACCCCGATCGCGTCGTGGCGCTCGGGCTCGTCAACACCCCGCTCGCGCCGCGCACGGCCGCCGAGCGTCGCCGCTACCGCACCCTCGTCGCCCTGCTCATGGCGATCGGAGCACCGCGCTGGTACGGCCGGCAGATCGTCGCCGCCCTGTTCGACCCGGCCGCGCGCGGTAGCGAGATCGCCCTGCGCATGATCGAGCAGGTGCGAACGGCCAATCGTCGCGTCCTCGCGCGGGCCATGCGGGCCGTGCTCGTGAACCCCGACGACGTGAGCGACCGGTTGGGCGAGCTTCGCATTCCCCTGCTCGCCGTCGCCGGGCGCGACGACTACGTGCTCGATGCGGCCGCAGCGGCGATGCTCGCCGAGAGGGTGCCGCAGGCGCGCATCGAGCACGTTCCGGGAGACCACGTCACTCCGGTCGAGCAGCCTTCGGCGCTCGCAGCCCTGCTCGATGAGCTCGTCGCCCGACGCTGA